In one window of Temnothorax longispinosus isolate EJ_2023e chromosome 11, Tlon_JGU_v1, whole genome shotgun sequence DNA:
- the LOC139822163 gene encoding splicing regulator SDE2 gives MLNVEIVGVSVKCSFDTPISVPELKQAVEEATGLSREQYYVLYNGRPLQEADTCPNGHATVVPRLLGGKGGFGSMLRAIGAQIEKTTNREACRDLSGRRLRDINEEKRLKAWIEKQAKREKEEVERRKRKLEKLCAEPRHEFKDQRYDKERAELTEKVEDAVEEGFKAAGTSGIKRKREETDKPNKRKTMLDLEIDSDEFDDSDDEDGALPVERTKAKEQASDESGHSSDDNENVDECIKKTESEHSESSIDNQINDKVASNDSVNTKCIIESRT, from the exons atgttgaacgTGGAGATCGTGGGAGTTTCCGTGAAATGCAGCTTCGACACGCCGATTTCTGTTCCAGAATTAAAACAAGCAGTCGAGGAAGCAACG GGTCTTTCACGTGAACAATATTATGTCCTGTACAACGGTCGACCCCTACAGGAAGCTGATACCTGTCCGAACGGCCATGCAACCGTGGTCCCAAGACTGTTGGGCGGCAAAGGTGGTTTTGGATCTATGTTACGCGCGATAGGCGCGCAGATTGAGAAGACCACGAATCGCGAAGCCTGCAGAGATCTCAGCGGTCGCAGATTGCGCGACATAAATGAGGAGAAGAGGCTGAAAGCCTGGATCGAGAAGCAGGccaagagggagaaagaggaggtGGAGCGCAGGAAGAGGAAATTGGAAAAGCTGTGCGCCGAACCGAGGCACGAGTTCAAAGATCAGCGTTATGACAAGGAGCGCGCGGAGCTGACCGAGAAAGTTGAAGACGCCGTGGAGGAAGGGTTTAAAGCCGCTGGCACGTCCGGTATTAAGAGAAAACGGGAAGAGACCGATAAACCTAATAAACGCAAGACCATGTTAGATTTAGAGATCGACTCCGACGAATTTGATGATTCTGACGACGAGGATGGGGCACTACCTGTAGAGAGAACCAAGGCGAAAGAACAAGCATCGGACGAGAGCGGACATTCCAGTGACGATAACGAAAATGTCGATGAGTGCATCAAGAAAACAGAAAGCGAGCATTCTGAATCATCGATCGATAATCAGATAAATGACAAGGTAGCGAGTAATGACTCAGTAAACACAAAATGTATCATTGAGTCCCGAACgtaa
- the LOC139822164 gene encoding uncharacterized protein: protein MGRIVPTRYGSVTQLSASVARDNRDRPREIEMGKPSHTEQLASWITTVRQKKLMCHRSPKRDFRVEAVLTHALHKAEYELRAKQLSRIARWRRLRKHLLKGVEYGSCGRYNATERECEMNGQCSNLRDTNFWRQNLPDDLYEDLSSMVDFLQQLSEVKSSVHR, encoded by the coding sequence ATGGGGCGGATAGTTCCTACTCGCTACGGGAGTGTGACGCAACTGTCGGCGTCAGTCGCGCGGGACAATCGCGATCGGCCGCGGGAGATCGAGATGGGGAAGCCGAGCCACACGGAGCAGCTCGCGAGCTGGATCACCACTGTGCGGCAGAAGAAGCTCATGTGCCATCGGAGCCCGAAGCGCGACTTCCGCGTCGAGGCCGTGCTGACGCACGCCCTGCACAAGGCGGAGTACGAGCTGCGGGCGAAGCAACTGTCGAGGATAGCCCGCTGGCGACGCCTGAGGAAGCATCTGCTCAAGGGCGTGGAGTACGGCAGCTGCGGCAGGTACAACGCGACCGAGCGAGAGTGCGAGATGAACGGCCAGTGTTCCAACCTGAGGGACACGAATTTCTGGCGGCAGAACCTGCCCGACGACCTGTACGAGGATCTCAGCAGCATGGTGGACTTCCTGCAGCAGCTTAGCGAAGTCAAGTCGTCCGTGCATCGGTGA